Proteins co-encoded in one Salvia splendens isolate huo1 chromosome 4, SspV2, whole genome shotgun sequence genomic window:
- the LOC121798844 gene encoding LOW QUALITY PROTEIN: laccase-6-like (The sequence of the model RefSeq protein was modified relative to this genomic sequence to represent the inferred CDS: deleted 1 base in 1 codon), translated as MATTITALVCALLSLLSISHSVHGIKRWPGGGSTRFYDFKVQTKRVTKLCSSREIVTINEMYPGPVVYAQEDDRVIVRVTNLTPHNATIHWHGVRQRLSCWFDGPSCVTQCPIQAGQTFSYEFTLVQQKGTFFWHAHFSWLRATVYGAFIVYPKPGVPYPFPYPYEEHIIILGEYWLKDALKLEQSVLASGGGAPKADAYTINGHPGPNYNCSANDVYRINVVPGKTYLLRLINAGLNTENFFAIANHKLTIVEADAEYTKALPTDKVMLGPGQTLNVLVTANQPISRYSMAVGPYMSARNVPFQNITSVGYFQYLGATPNSISLPAMLPRFNDNLVVKTVMDGLRGLNTSDVPKVIDKNLFVTIGVNVQKCSRKNPKKNCQGTNGGGVFAASMNNISFIRPNVSLLEAYYRDRAGYFTDDFPGAPLKLYDFVNGAPNNAPIDTNSMNGTRVFVLEYGTRVQLILQDTGTVSTENHPIHLHGYSFYVVGYGTGNYNPDTANFNLVDPPYMNTIGVPVGGWAAIRFTADNPGVWFMHCHLEIHLSWGLSVALIVKNGQGPLETLPHPPADYPRC; from the exons ATGGCAACCACAATCACTGCCTTGGTGTGTGCATTGTTGAGTTTACTTTCCATCTCACATAGCGTCCATGGAATCAAGAGATGGCCTGGTGGTGGTTCCACAAGATTCTATGATTTCAAG GTGCAAACGAAGAGGGTAACGAAGCTGTGCAGTAGCAGGGAGATCGTGACCATTAACGAAATGTACCCAGGCCCGGTAGTTTATGCTCAAGAAGATGATCGAGTCATCGTTCGAGTCACCAATTTAACGCCTCATAATGCCACAATCCACTG GCATGGGGTCCGCCAGCGGTTGTCGTGCTGGTTCGACGGCCCTTCTTGCGTCACGCAATGCCCCATCCAAGCCGGCCAGACTTTTAGTTACGAGTTCACTCTGGTTCAACAAAAGGGCACCTTTTTCTGGCATGCTCACTTCTCCTGGCTTCGGGCAACCGTTTATGGCGCCTTCATCGTTTACCCCAAACCTGGCGTCCCCTACCCTTTTCCTTACCCGTACGAGGAGCATATTATTATACTAG GGGAATATTGGTTGAAAGATGCTCTAAAGCTCGAGCAGTCAGTTTTGGCCAGCGGTGGAGGCGCTCCGAAGGCTGATGCTTACACGATCAACGGCCACCCTGGCCCCAACTATAACTGCTCCGCCAACG ATGTCTACAGGATCAACGTGGTGCCTGGGAAGACCTACCTGCTGAGGCTGATCAACGCAGGATTGAACACAGAAAACTTCTTTGCAATCGCCAACCACAAGCTCACCATAGTCGAAGCAGACGCAGAGTACACCAAGGCGCTGCCCACGGACAAGGTGATGCTCGGTCCTGGACAGACCCTCAACGTCCTTGTCACAGCAAATCAGCCCATAAGCAGATACTCCATGGCTGTC GGGCCGTACATGTCTGCAAGAAACGTACCCTTTCAAAACATAACCTCAGTTGGGTATTTTCAGTACCTAGGTGCAACACCAAACAGCATATCTTTACCAGCCATGCTACCTAGGTTCAACGATAATCTTGTCGTTAAAACTGTAATGGACGGGCTCCGGGGTCTGAACACCTCGGATGTTCCTAAAGTGATTGACAAGAACTTGTTTGTCACCATAGGTGTGAATGTGCAGAAGTGTAGTAGAAAAAACCCAAAGAAAAACTGTCAAGGGACCAACGGGGGGGGGGTGTTTGCTGCTTCCATGAACAATATAAGTTTTATTAGGCCTAATGTTTCACTTCTAGAAGCTTATTACAGGGATAGAGCTGGCTACTTCACTGATGATTTCCCTGGGGCACCCTTAAAATTATACGATTTTGTTAACGGGGCGCCTAACAATGCTCCTATCGACACCAACTCCATGAATGGGACGAGGGTATTTGTGCTCGAGTATGGGACAAGGGTTCAGCTCATCTTGCAGGATACTGGAACTGTCTCGACTGAGAATCATCCGATCCATCTTCATGGATACAGTTTCTATGTCGTGGGCTATGGCACGGGAAACTACAATCCAGATACTGCTAATTTCAACTTGGTGGATCCACCCTACATGAACACCATTGGCGTTCCTGTTGGTGGATGGGCAGCAATTAGATTTACAGCTGACAATCCAG GGGTCTGGTTTATGCACTGCCATCTGGAGATACATTTATCATGGGGTTTGTCTGTGGCGCTTATCGTCAAGAACGGGCAAGGACCACTCGAGACCCTTCCTCACCCACCAGCTGATTACCCTCGGTGTTAG